From a single Arvicanthis niloticus isolate mArvNil1 chromosome 19, mArvNil1.pat.X, whole genome shotgun sequence genomic region:
- the Il31ra gene encoding LOW QUALITY PROTEIN: interleukin-31 receptor subunit alpha (The sequence of the model RefSeq protein was modified relative to this genomic sequence to represent the inferred CDS: deleted 1 base in 1 codon) — MKKARGAPVLEKTLGYNIQYSAENSTNLTEINNITTQQYELLLMNQTYCVSVTSFNSLGKSQEAILRIPDVHEETFQCIKGMQAHIAEPLLVVDWQSSIPEVDTWIVEWLPETAESKLPALSWESVSQVTNWTIEQDKLEPFTCYNISVYPVLGHRVGEPYSIQAYAKEKAPSKGPVTGVENIGLKTATITWKEIPKDIRNGFINNYTIFYQAEGGKEFSKIVNSHALQCDLESLTRRTSYSVWVMASTRAGGINGTRINFKTLSISVFEIVLLTSLVGGGLLLLSIRTVTLGLRKPNRLTRLCCPDVPNPADSSLATWLGDDFKKSSMKETENSGNTEDRALKPCPVPADLIDKLVVNFGNFLEIVSTEEAGKGQESTLGGEANEYVTSPSRPDGPPGKSFKEPSVLTEAASEDSHSERSGMAEEAYSEFEKQSPSSCQSPGLEPPCEERAQNPYLKNSVATREFLVHKNTPVHIEGEI, encoded by the exons AAGGCAAGAGGAGCCCCAGTCTTGGAGAAAACACTTGGCTACAACATACAGTACTCTGCAGAGAACAGCACTAACCTCACAGAGATAAACAACATCACTACCCAGCAGTATGAACTGCTTCTG ATGAACCAGACATACTGTGTGTCCGTGACTTCTTTTAATTCTCTTGGCAAGTCCCAAGAGGCCATCCTGAGGATCCCAGATGTTCATGAGGAGA CCTTCCAGTGCATCAAGGGCATGCAGGCCCACATAGCCGAGCCCCTGCTGGTGGTGGACTGGCAGAGCTCCATTCCCGAGGTGGACACTTGGATAGTGGAGTGGCTCCCAGAGACGGCCGAGTCGAAGTTGCCTGCCCTTTCCTGGGAATCTGTGTCTCAGGTCACCAACTGGACCATCGAGCAAG ATAAATTAGAACCTTTCACATGCTATAATATATCAGTGTATCCAGTGTTGGGACACCGAGTCGGAGAGCCATATTCAATCCAAGCTTATGCCAAAGAAAAAG CTCCATCAAAAGGTCCTGTGACCGGGGTGGAGAACATCGGTCTGAAGACAGCCACGATCACATGGAAAGAGATTCCCAAGGACATTAGAAATGGATTTATCAACAATTACACTATATTTTACCAAGCTGAAGGTGGAAAAGAATTCT CCAAGATTGTTAACTCCCATGCCCTTCAGTGTGACCTGGAGTCTCTGACACGAAGGACTTCTTATTCTGTTTGGGTCATGGCCAGCACCAGAGCTGGAGGTATCAACGGGACGAGAATAAACTTCAAGACACTGTCAATCA GTGTCTTTGAAATCGTCCTTCTAACATCTCTGGTTGGAGGAGGCCTTCTTCTACTCAGCATCAGAACGGTGACTTTGGGTCTCCGAAAGCCAAA CCGATTGACTCGTCTGTGTTGTCCCGACGTTCCTAATCCTGCTGACAGTAGTTTAGCCACATGGCTGGGAGATGACTTCAAG aaGTCAAGTATGAAGGAGACTGAAAACTCTGGAAACACAGAAGACAGGGCCCTAAAACCATGTCCTGTCCCTGCTGACCTCATTGACAAGCTAGTAGTAAACTTTGGGAATTTCCTGGAAATAGTTTCAACAGAGGAAGCTGGAAAGGGTCAGGAGAGCACTTTGGGAGGAGAGGCAAATGAGTATGTGACCTCCCCGTCTAGGCCTGACGGCCCCCCAGGGAAAAGTTTTAAGGAGCCCTCAGTTTTAACTGAGGCTGCTTCTGAAGACTCTCACAGCGAGCGTTCGGGAATGGCAGAAGAGGCGTACTCAGAATTTGAGAAGCAATCTCCGTCTTCTTGTCAGAGTCCAGGACTAGAGCCACCCTGTGAAGAGCGAGCTCAGAATCCATATCTGAAAAATTCAGTGGCAACCCGGGAGTTTCTTGTGCATAAAAACACTCCAGTGCACATCGAGGGAGAAATCTAA